The proteins below come from a single Juglans regia cultivar Chandler chromosome 12, Walnut 2.0, whole genome shotgun sequence genomic window:
- the LOC109007863 gene encoding auxin-responsive protein IAA18-like, which yields MEGSAGNHEVYPQFLDFIPKEREWLVNRDGQRRHGPSEEKELELRLGPPGDQDWSMRDSTRKNPGDKSESLLSLGYFSSMTQNISNGSQNQMFSASENPVGAVISSPWSSSAYGYRGKTLHNQQQTKVPSFLQLTSPLQGLPVVAHEASQRCCTEAVDIQGAEKKAFSPSSATTAVPNSSQKRTAPGPVVGWPPIRSFRKNLASGSSSKPAPVSQNRVPDKVASRTPVETCRKGLFVKINMHGLPIGRKVDLKAYDSYEKLSSAVDELFRGLIAAQQDSCPAGNQNKQEEEKALTGLLDASGEYTLVYEDNEGDMMLVGDVPWHMFISTVKRLRVLKSSELSALSLGSNKEEKVRH from the exons ATGGAGGGATCTGCAGGAAATCACGAGGTCTACCCCCAGTTTCTAGATTTCATTCCCAAAGAAAGAGAGTGGCTTGTGAACAGAGATGGGCAAAGGCGTCATGGTCCCTCAGAGGAGAAAGAGTTGGAACTTAGGCTTGGTCCCCCAGGTGATCAGGACTGGTCTATGAGAGATAGCACAAGGAAAAACCCAGGAGATAAAAGTGAGTCTCTACTCTCTCTTGGGTACTTCTCTTCCATGACCCAAAACATAAGCAATGGAAGCCAAAACCAGATGTTCTCTGCCTCTGAGAACCCAGTAGGGGCTGTTATTTCATCTCCATGGTCTTCTTCGGCTTACGGTTACCGAGGAAAGACCCTGCACAACCAACAGCAGACAAAAGTTCCATCTTTTCTGCAGTTAACGTCTCCCCTTCAGGGTCTGCCCGTTGTGGCTCACGAAGCATCGCAGCGCTGTTGCACTGAAGCGGTAGACATACAGGGTGCAGAGAAGAAAGCATTTTCGCCATCTTCTGCAACGACAGCTGTGCCAAACAGCTCTCAGAAAAG GACTGCTCCTGGACCAGTGGTGGGCTGGCCTCCAATTCGATCATTCAGGAAGAATCTTGCGAGTGGCAGCTCTTCAAAACCAGCTCCTGTTTCTCAAAATAGGGTCCCAGACAAGGTTGCCAGTCGAACACCGGTTGAAACTTGTCGAAAAGGCCTATTCGTGAAGATCAATATGCATGGACTGCCCATTGGACGGAAAGTGGATCTTAAAGCCTATGATAGTTATGAGAAACTCTCCTCTGCTGTTGATGAACTCTTTAGAGGTCTAATTGCAG CTCAACAAGATTCTTGCCCTGCTGGAAACCAGAACAagcaagaggaagagaaagccCTAACCGGTTTATTGGATGCAAGTGGCGAATATACTCTTGTTTATGAGGATAATGAAGGAGACATGATGCTTGTTGGGGATGTCCCATGGCA CATGTTTATATCTACGGTGAAGAGGCTGCGCGTGTTGAAGAGCTCTGAACTCTCTGCACTTAGCC TTGGGAGCAACAAGGAAGAAAAGGTACGCCACTAG
- the LOC109007862 gene encoding clavaminate synthase-like protein At3g21360, giving the protein MNLDAISHSLPSPSPQSTSTVSLVLWATDQSNQGGETMSETFLETLIPHQKFYNGVQFPSVVSPNPRNPFPLPLLTQAVRNEKPLLDSLLRNSGALLFRGFPVKTASDFNEFVEAFGFEELPYVGGAAPRTNVVGRVFTANESPPDQKIPFHHEMAQVPEFPSKLFFFCEVEPGSGGETPIVLSHIVYERMKEKYPEFVERLEEHGLLYTRVLGEDDDPSSPIGRGWKSTFLTEDKSVAEQRAAKLGMTMEWLEDAVKTIMGPIPAIKYDKTRQRKIWFNSMVAAYTGWEDARNDPVKAVTFGDGKPLPADIIYDCLNILEEESVVFPWRRGDVLLLDNLAVLHSRRSFNPPRRILASLCK; this is encoded by the exons ATGAACCTGGACGCAATATCGCACTCACTTCCTTCCCCGTCCCCCCAATCAACTTCCACGGTCTCTCTCGTCCTCTGGGCTACTGACCAGAGCAACCAAGGGGGTGAAACCATGTCGGAGACCTTCTTGGAAACCCTAATCCCGCATCAAAAGTTTTACAACGGAGTTCAATTCCCTTCAGTTGTCTCTCCGAACCCCAGAAATcccttccctctccctcttttgACCCAAGCCGTCAGAAACGAGAAACCGCTACTCGACTCTTTGCTCCGCAACTCCGGCGCTTTACTCTTCAGGGGATTCCCGGTGAAAACAGCCTCAGACTTCAACGAATTCGTTGAGGCCTTTGGCTTCGAGGAGCTTCCCTACGTTGGGGGAGCCGCCCCTCGTACCAACGTCGTGGGTCGGGTTTTCACGGCTAATGAGTCCCCTCCGGACCAGAAGATTCCTTTTCACCACGAAATGGCTCAG GTTCCGGAATTCCCctccaaattatttttcttctgtgAAGTAGAGCCTGGAAGTGGTGGAGAAACTCCTATAGTACTTAGCCACATTGTCTACGAaagaatgaaagagaaataCCCAGAATTCGTTGAACGACTGGAAGAGCATGGCTTGTTGTACACGCGGGTATTGGGCGAAGACGATGACCCTTCATCTCCAATCGGACGTGGGTGGAAATCTACTTTCTTGACCGAAGACAAGAGTGTGGCTGAGCAAAG GGCTGCTAAGTTGGGAATGACGATGGAATGGCTAGAGGATGCAGTGAAGACAATAATGGGTCCAATTCCAGCTATCAAATATGACAAGACAAGACAGCGCAAGATTTGGTTTAACAGCATGGTTGCCGCTTATACAGGCTGGGAGGACGCAAGGAATGATCCTGTGAAAGCTGTTACCTTTGGGGATGGCAAGCCTTTGCCTGCTGATATCATCTACGACTGTCTTAACATCCTTGAAGAGGAATCTGTAGTCTTTCCTTGGCGGAGAGGTGATGTTCTTTTGCTTGACAATTTGGCTGTTCTTCACTCTCGAAGATCATTCAATCCACCTCGCCGTATACTAGCTTCACTTTGCAAGTAG
- the LOC109007861 gene encoding lysM domain receptor-like kinase 3 → MSFVRASLLFHFIRCRLLLLLLLLLVQSHSLFSYSTPMICTDTTRLCTSFLAFKPQPNQTLNLIQSMFDVLANDVTVEESSNGLNYLFIRKNCSCLHTTMQYATDTTFTVRSNEGFVNDLAFRAYDGLAFLLPNTSRVARVGAVVSLRLFCGCSSGLWNYLMSYVMKDGDSVQSLASRFGVSMDSIEQVNGIDDPDNITVGALYYIPLNSVPGEPYPLESDIPPTPAPSVNNFTGNQENRKAHLPYKWIFGGSLIGLALIILLSILVCVSLRSSNCFTEAQRSHTKDHDEKVSHKFQILRKPSFCFASGRYVCCKSKDLKQTNGESSNHQITVPKALGTDVFDMDKPVVFTYDEIFSATDGFSESSLLGHGIYGSMYHALIREQEVAIKRMAATKTKEFMAEMKVLCKVHHTNLVELIGYAATDDELFLIYEYAQKGSLGSHLHDPHVKDHTSLSWIMRVQIALDAARGLEYIHEHTKTHYVHRDIKTSNILLDGSFRAKISDFGLAKLVGKTGEGEPTATKVVSTYGYLAPEYLSNGLATTKSDVYAFGVVIFEIISGKEAIIRTEGLMMKNPERRSLVSVMLAVLRNSPDSMSMSSMKDYIDPNMMDLYPHDCVFKMAMLAKHCVDEDPILRPDMKQVVISLSQILLSSVEWEATLAGNSQVFSGLVQGR, encoded by the exons ATGAGTTTTGTACGGGcatctcttttatttcatttcattcgtTGTCGTCTtctgctgctgcttcttctgCTTCTCGTTCAaagtcactctcttttttcgtACTCAACCCCTATGATATGTACTGACACGACGCGCCTCTGCACGTCTTTTTTGGCCTTCAAGCCTCAACCGAACCAGACCCTGAACCTGATCCAGTCCATGTTCGATGTCCTCGCCAATGACGTAACCGTCGAAGAGAGCAGCAACGGCCTTAACTACCTTTTCATTAGGAAGAATTGCTCGTGCTTGCACACCACAATGCAGTACGCGACAGACACCACGTTCACGGTGCGATCCAACGAGGGCTTCGTGAACGACTTGGCGTTTCGCGCATACGATGGGCTGGCTTTCTTGTTACCCAATACGTCAAGGGTGGCCAGGGTCGGAGCTGTCGTTTCGTTGAGGCTCTTCTGCGGGTGCTCCAGTGGATTGTGGAATTACTTGATGAGCTATGTGATGAAAGATGGGGATAGTGTGCAGTCGTTGGCGAGCAGGTTTGGGGTGAGCATGGATAGCATTGAGCAAGTGAATGGGATTGACGATCCAGATAATATCACCGTGGGTGCTCTCTATTATATTCCTTTGAATTCAG TTCCTGGTGAACCATATCCCCTGGAGAGTGATATTCCTCCCACTCCCGCTCCATCTGTTAACAATTTCACAG GTAATCAAGAGAATCGTAAGGCTCATCTGCCTTATAAATGGATTTTTGGAGGTTCACTGATTGGTCTTGCattgattatattattaagCATACTTGTTTGTGTTTCCTTGAGGTCATCAAACTGCTTTACTGAAGCCCAAAGGAGTCACACAAAAGATCATGATGAAAAAGTTTCTCATAAGTTTCAGATCCTTCGAAAGCCCAGTTTCTGTTTTGCTTCAGGAAGGTATGTCTGCTGCAAGTCTAAGGATCTGAAGCAAACCAATGGGGAATCTAGCAACCATCAGATTACTGTTCCAAAAG cTCTAGGGACTGATGTGTTTGATATGGATAAGCCTGTGGTATTCACTTACGATGAAATTTTTTCTGCCACTGATGGGTTCTCTGAGTCAAGTCTTCTTGGACATGGAATATATGGCTCCATGTATCATGCCCTCATTCGCGAGCAG GAAGTTGCGATTAAAAGAATGGCTGCCACAAAAACTAAAGAATTTATGGCGGAGATGAAAGTCTTGTGCAAGGTTCATCACACAAATCTG GTAGAATTGATTGGCTATGCTGCTACTGATGATGAGCTCTTCCTTATATATGAATATGCCCAGAAGGGTTCCCTTGGAAGCCATTTACATGATCCTCATGTCAAGG ATCACACATCACTTTCTTGGATCATGAGGGTTCAGATTGCCCTCGATGCTGCTAGAGGTCTTGAATACATCCATGAGCACACTAAAACTCATTATGTACATCGTGATATCAAGACAAGCAACATCTTACTTGATGGTTCCTTCAGAGCAAAG ATTTCAGATTTTGGTTTGGCAAAACTGGTTGGAAAAACAGGTGAGGGAGAACCTACAGCGACCAAAGTTGTCAGTACATATGGTTATCTGGCTCCAGA ATACTTGAGTAATGGTCTTGCCACCACCAAAAGCGATGTCTATGCATTTGGTGttgttatttttgaaattatatcAGGGAAGGAGGCAATTATACGAACAGAAGGTTTGATGATGAAAAATCCAGAAAGACGCTCACTGGTATCAGTT ATGTTAGCAGTTCTAAGGAACTCACCCGATTCCATGAGTATGTCAAGCATGAAGGATTACATTGATCCAAACATGATGGATCTGTATCCCCATGATTGTGTATTCAAG ATGGCCATGCTGGCGAAGCATTGTGTGGATGAGGATCCCATCCTACGTCCTGACATGAAGCAAGTTGTGATTTCCCTGTCTCAGATTCTCCTGTCCTCTGTGGAGTGGGAAGCAACTCTTGCAGGGAACAGCCAAGTGTTCAGTGGCCTTGTCCAAGGAAGGTAG
- the LOC109007859 gene encoding protein PAF1 homolog — protein sequence MASYRPFPPQTSFAPAPIQNPLPPPQPQPPPPLHPPHQRAQYNQNWGGYGGGGGGGGGADGSISSVPPPPSSSYPQNYNTSQMHPNSNYHHQHYVPPRGQQPPPPPPHQQYPYPPPPPPPESSYPPPPPPPAPSMAQNSMNVQPPQAPIYYPSNQYSQYSHPPIQPMRPPPPPPPPSSPPSSSIPPPPPPSSPPPPPSAPLQNKVGGVDRGSHERDKGSSKELTASGRHGLLNLVVPAKQQQKPPVPPVPVKKSNGPPGRVETDEERRLRKKREFEKQKQEEKQRQQLKESQNTVLQKTQMLSSAKVHGSIVGSRMGDRRATPLLSGERVENRLKKPTTFLCKLKFRNELPDPSAQPKLMAMKNEKDQYTKYTITSLEKTYKPKLFVEPDLGIPLDLLDLSVYNPPSARPPLAPEDEELLHDDVAVTPVKNNGIRRKERPTDKGVAWLVKTQYISPLSMESTKQSLTEKQTKDLREMKGGRNILENLNNRERQIKEIESSFVACKSHPVHATNKDLYPLEVLPLLPDFDRYDDQFVVAAFDSAPTADAEVHGKLDQTVRDAYESQAIMKSYVATGSDTDKSFLAYMVPSPDELSKNIYDEREDISYSWVREYHYDFRLDDVDDPTTYLVSFDEAEARYVPLPTKLVLRKKRAKEGRSSDEVEYFPVPSRVTVRRRSAVAAVELRDSEVYSNSKGSFSNSKRGGLDIEDGLGRPQKVARHQDIDQSSGAEDEMSD from the exons ATGGCCTCGTACAGGCCCTTTCCTCCGCAAACTTCATTCGCGCCCGCCCCGATTCAGAACCCCCTTCCACCACCACAACCACAACCTCCGCCGCCGCTACATCCACCTCACCAGCGAGCTCAGTACAATCAGAATTGGGGTGgatatggtggtggtggtggtggtggtggtggtgctgaTGGGTCTATATCCTCGGTTCCTCCTCCACCATCTTCTTCATATCCCCAAAACTACAACACCAGCCAAATGCACCCGAATTCGAATTACCACCACCAACATTACGTTCCGCCGAGGGGTCaacaacctccaccacctcctcctcacCAGCAGTATCCGTATCCGCCACCACCGCCCCCTCCGGAGTCATCTtacccaccaccaccaccaccacccgcTCCTTCTATGGCACAAAACTCGATGAATGTGCAGCCCCCACAAGCTCCTATTTATTATCCGTCTAATCAGTACAGTCAGTATAGTCATCCGCCAATACAGCCAATGCGACCACCgcctccaccaccacctccatctTCACCCCCAAGTTCATCaattccaccaccaccacccccaaGTTCACCACCGCCTCCTCCATCGGCTCCTCTGCAGAACAAGGTGGGTGGAGTAGATAGGGGGTCTCATGAGCGTGATAAAGGGTCTTCCAAGGAGCTAACGGCTTCTGGAAGGCATGGGCTTTTAAACCTTGTTGTTCCTGCTAAACAGCAGCAGAAGCCCCCGGTGCCTCCTGTGCCAGTGAAGAAATCTAATGGGCCACCTGGGAGGGTGGAAACGGACGAAGAGAGGAGGTTGAGGAAGAAGAGGGAGTTTGAAAAGCAAAAACAGGAAGAGAAACAAAGGCAGCAGTTGAAGGAGTCCCAGAACACGGTTCTACAAAAGACTCAGATGTTGTCTTCTGCAAAGGTGCATGGGTCGATTGTGGGGTCACGGATGGGGGATAGGAGAGCTACTCCATTGTTGAGTGGTGAGAGGGTTGAGAATAGATTGAAGAAGCCAACAACATTCTTGTGCAAGTTGAA ATTCCGCAACGAGCTCCCAGATCCTAGTGCACAACCAAAGCTCATGGCTATGAAGAATGAGAAAGATCA atataCAAAATACACGATCACATCTTTGGAGAAAACTTACAAGCCCAAACTTTTTGTCGAGCCAGATCTGGGGATACCTCTTGACCTTCTTGACCTCAGTGTATACAA TCCTCCTAGTGCTAGACCACCCCTTGCTCCAGAAGACGAGGAATTGTTGCATGATGATGTAGCAGTGACCCCTGTAAAGAATAATGGCATTAGACGAAAAGAAAGGCCTACTGATAAAGGTGTTGCCTGGCTGGTGAAAACACAGTATATATCTCCTCTTAGCATGGAATCAACAAAGCAG TCTTTAACtgagaaacaaacaaaagaccTGAGAGAAATGAAGGGAGGCCGTAACATTTTGGAGAACCTTAACAATAG GGAAAGACAAATCAAGGAAATAGAATCCTCATTTGTGGCATGCAAGTCGCACCCTGTTCATGCAACTAACAAAGATTTATATCCTTTAGAGGTTCTGCCTTTGTTGCCTGATTTTGATCG GTATGACGACCAATTTGTTGTTGCGGCCTTTGATAGTGCTCCTACAGCTGATGCAGAAGTCCATGGCAAGCTGGATCAAACTGTTCGTGATGCCTATGAATCACAG GCCATTATGAAAAGTTATGTGGCAACGGGCTCTGATACGGACAAATCGTTTTTGGCATACATGGTCCCTTCTCCGGATGAG ctatccaaaaatatttatgatgaacGTGAAGACATCTCATACTCTTGGGTTCGCGAGTACCATTATGAT TTTCGTCTGGATGATGTGGATGACCCCACAACATACCTTGTTTCATTTGATGAAGCAGAAGCACGCTATGTG CCTCTTCCAACAAAAttagttttaagaaaaaagagggCCAAAGAAGGAAGATCTAGTGATGAGGTCGAATATTTTCCTGTACCTTCCAGAGTTACTGTAAGGCGGAGATCAGCTGTTGCTGCAGTCGAACTGAGGGATTCAGAG GTTTATTCAAATTCGAAGGGgagtttttcaaattctaagaGGGGAGGGTTAGACATTGAAGATGGCCTTGGAAGACCACAGAAGGTTGCCCGGCATCAGGACATTGATCAATCTAGTGGAGCTGAAGATGAAATGTCTGATTGA